The following are encoded in a window of bacterium SCSIO 12643 genomic DNA:
- a CDS encoding class I SAM-dependent methyltransferase, giving the protein MEENYLEINKKTWNNRTEVHVDSEFYDNESFLKGRSSLNSIELDLFGDIKGKKILHLQCHFGQDSISLSRLGAQVTGVDFSDVAIEKAKELAQKMDVDTSFICCDVYSLPDILEEQFDIVFTSYGTIGWLPDINRWGSVVSHFLKPGGQFVFAEFHPVVWMFDSEFKFVKYNYFNTETIIEESEGTYTDGGEEMRNTEISWNHPMSDVVNSLMSSGLEILSLKEFDYSPYNCFANMEEVSSGEFVISGLKRRIPMVYAILAQKK; this is encoded by the coding sequence TGTAGATTCTGAGTTTTATGACAATGAAAGCTTTTTAAAGGGAAGATCTTCTCTAAACTCTATTGAATTGGATTTATTTGGAGATATCAAAGGGAAGAAGATTTTGCATTTGCAATGCCATTTTGGGCAGGATTCCATTTCTTTAAGTCGTTTGGGAGCTCAGGTGACTGGGGTTGATTTTTCGGACGTGGCCATTGAAAAAGCAAAGGAACTTGCGCAAAAGATGGATGTGGATACTTCTTTCATCTGTTGTGATGTCTATAGTCTACCTGATATTTTAGAGGAGCAGTTTGATATCGTTTTTACAAGCTATGGTACGATCGGATGGCTTCCGGATATTAATCGATGGGGAAGTGTGGTATCACATTTTTTAAAGCCTGGTGGGCAATTTGTTTTTGCTGAATTTCATCCGGTGGTATGGATGTTTGATTCTGAATTCAAATTCGTGAAGTACAATTATTTTAATACGGAAACAATCATAGAAGAATCTGAAGGAACTTATACGGATGGTGGAGAGGAAATGCGAAATACAGAAATTTCCTGGAATCACCCGATGAGTGATGTGGTAAATAGCCTGATGAGTTCCGGATTAGAGATTTTATCTTTGAAAGAATTTGACTATTCTCCCTATAACTGTTTTGCGAATATGGAAGAAGTTTCTTCCGGTGAATTTGTAATATCCGGTCTAAAAAGACGAATTCCAATGGTGTATGCTATTCTGGCTCAGAAAAAATAA
- a CDS encoding T9SS type A sorting domain-containing protein, with amino-acid sequence MIKKLHAILILLSLVVISPSVIAVTYTTTGNNSWSPSNPGNSINSSDDFIINHTVTLNGLRLLSGGSITINSGGFLKMGWSARFDLGSSVHVKSGGKLQVSQLTVVNYSDNFVIDGDIVTKNGTFANYQSGVITYNQGASWTFNQMSFVNYGTLILNEDADWKNGSVAFSLGTVTINGKLSIKNLSLANNAKIEGVGQVEVKNGNGIFVSNGEINGCYGNACIPPSTIGNTTYLAYHSTTSGNTFTTYDGGNVPATTCTTTLQVLDDLNFSSDKTIGDLVVSPGVNITVDPGVSLTVCSGILSEGRITVENTGSLVQTSSADNNEGSGVYIIKRNGGNDPLSFNSWSSPIKSATIADVYLGANPCDIFCFESSTQSWKFDYPVNYQTTCNGNQVTFGAANVISGGDGVMDPARGYFVPGDNSITRTFSGTVNNGDVTIAVDETNLGNNPNWSMDDWNLVGNPYPSAIDLEKFYSDNSGVITGDYYFWVDDNSNGATYNQSNDYAVYNQFSSISANGSALPSQFAAAGQGFWVYALQDGNVTFTNAMRVTGNNSGFFKTEANKDKVVVRVGLENDSNNFNQTAVGYSLSSSNAYDMAQDAPKGESNSALLFGSMIDTNVYSIQAFEKLEDLATYSVPLYVKTDNEGNHTFSINSSENMGSHILVFLKDNATGTVTDLKAQNYTIYLPVGEYNSRFELMMENTGAPTGVEDVVNSSKVDIYQNQNTIRVQSKDLNVMMESVTVFNLIGKRIAGNTNFNNSMVDIDASTLNSGAYLVRVEFSNGEVETRKVVFVKN; translated from the coding sequence ATGATTAAAAAGTTACATGCCATTTTGATTTTGTTGTCGCTTGTAGTGATAAGTCCAAGCGTGATTGCTGTAACGTATACCACTACAGGAAATAACTCCTGGAGTCCAAGCAATCCTGGAAATAGTATCAATTCTTCTGATGATTTTATTATTAATCACACCGTAACATTAAACGGTTTGCGTTTATTGAGTGGTGGATCTATTACCATAAACTCAGGTGGATTCTTGAAAATGGGATGGAGTGCTCGTTTTGATCTGGGATCAAGTGTTCATGTGAAATCCGGAGGGAAATTACAAGTGAGCCAGTTGACTGTGGTTAACTATTCGGATAATTTCGTAATTGATGGAGACATTGTGACTAAAAACGGAACATTTGCAAATTACCAATCAGGTGTAATTACTTATAACCAGGGTGCAAGTTGGACATTCAATCAAATGTCATTTGTAAATTATGGTACATTGATTTTAAATGAAGATGCCGATTGGAAAAACGGTTCTGTGGCATTCTCTTTAGGAACTGTAACGATTAACGGAAAGTTATCCATTAAAAACTTGAGTTTAGCCAATAACGCAAAAATTGAGGGCGTTGGACAGGTAGAAGTGAAGAATGGGAACGGAATTTTTGTGAGTAACGGTGAAATAAATGGGTGTTATGGTAATGCGTGTATTCCTCCAAGTACCATTGGAAATACAACCTATTTGGCTTATCACTCCACTACATCCGGAAATACATTTACCACATATGATGGCGGGAATGTACCGGCAACAACTTGTACAACTACTTTACAGGTTTTAGATGATTTAAACTTTTCTTCAGATAAAACCATTGGTGATTTGGTAGTTTCACCTGGCGTGAACATTACGGTGGATCCAGGCGTAAGTTTGACCGTTTGTTCCGGAATCTTGAGTGAAGGAAGAATTACCGTAGAAAATACAGGATCATTGGTACAAACTTCTTCGGCAGATAATAATGAAGGTTCTGGGGTGTACATTATTAAAAGAAATGGAGGAAACGATCCATTGTCATTTAATAGTTGGTCTTCACCAATTAAGAGTGCTACAATTGCGGATGTATATTTAGGTGCAAACCCTTGTGATATCTTTTGTTTTGAGAGCTCCACGCAATCTTGGAAATTTGATTATCCTGTAAATTATCAAACGACTTGTAATGGAAATCAGGTAACTTTTGGAGCTGCTAATGTCATTTCAGGAGGAGATGGAGTGATGGACCCAGCACGCGGTTATTTTGTTCCGGGTGATAATTCTATAACACGTACTTTCTCTGGAACTGTTAACAATGGAGATGTAACCATTGCTGTAGATGAAACGAATCTGGGAAACAATCCAAACTGGAGTATGGATGATTGGAATTTGGTAGGAAACCCATACCCATCTGCAATTGATTTGGAAAAGTTCTATTCTGATAATAGTGGGGTAATTACCGGAGATTATTATTTCTGGGTAGATGATAATTCAAACGGAGCTACATATAATCAGTCTAATGATTATGCCGTGTATAATCAATTCTCTTCCATTTCTGCAAATGGTTCGGCATTGCCTTCACAGTTTGCAGCAGCTGGTCAGGGGTTTTGGGTGTATGCGTTGCAAGATGGAAATGTGACGTTTACTAACGCAATGCGTGTAACTGGAAACAACTCAGGTTTCTTTAAAACAGAAGCAAACAAAGACAAAGTTGTAGTAAGAGTAGGGTTAGAGAATGATTCTAATAACTTTAATCAAACTGCTGTAGGATATTCTTTATCATCTAGCAATGCGTATGATATGGCTCAGGATGCCCCTAAAGGAGAATCTAATTCAGCTTTATTATTTGGTAGTATGATTGATACCAATGTGTATTCAATTCAGGCATTTGAGAAATTGGAGGATTTAGCGACTTACAGTGTTCCGTTGTATGTAAAAACAGATAATGAAGGAAATCATACATTCTCAATCAACAGTTCAGAAAATATGGGAAGTCATATTTTGGTTTTCTTGAAGGATAATGCAACTGGAACGGTTACAGATTTAAAAGCACAGAACTACACGATTTATCTTCCTGTTGGAGAATATAACTCCAGATTTGAGTTAATGATGGAAAATACAGGAGCTCCAACTGGTGTTGAAGATGTAGTGAATTCATCTAAAGTGGATATCTATCAAAATCAGAATACAATTCGTGTTCAATCTAAAGATTTGAATGTTATGATGGAGTCGGTAACGGTGTTTAACCTTATAGGTAAAAGAATCGCAGGAAATACAAACTTCAATAATTCAATGGTAGATATTGATGCTTCTACATTGAACTCAGGAGCTTATTTAGTAAGAGTAGAGTTTAGTAATGGAGAAGTAGAAACCAGAAAAGTGGTTTTCGTTAAGAACTAG